In Exiguobacterium sibiricum 7-3, a genomic segment contains:
- a CDS encoding nucleoside triphosphate pyrophosphohydrolase codes for MPLYHKLVRDQIPTIIARNGKKATFRTLDEEEFLVEAKRKLHEEVAEYEEATTTEEAVEELADLLELIHALARTHGTTPEQLEAIRLTKHDKRGGFDDKLYLIEVED; via the coding sequence ATGCCTCTTTATCATAAATTAGTCCGGGATCAGATTCCAACTATCATTGCTCGGAACGGAAAAAAAGCAACGTTCCGGACACTTGACGAGGAAGAATTCCTCGTCGAAGCGAAACGGAAGTTGCATGAAGAAGTAGCGGAATATGAAGAAGCAACAACGACCGAAGAAGCGGTGGAAGAACTGGCTGATTTACTGGAACTGATTCACGCGCTGGCGCGGACGCACGGAACGACACCGGAACAGCTTGAAGCAATCCGGCTGACGAAACACGATAAGCGGGGCGGCTTTGATGACAAGCTGTATCTGATTGAGGTCGAAGATTGA
- a CDS encoding TerD family protein — translation MTTLIRGQKIDLTKNNPSLSKISIDFEWFINSTENFDTNIIAISLDSSGKISDKNQIVYYNQKKSLNNSISISTEKKMKFTLHDLPITTNKVLIVLDIYEAINKKQNFNQFKEIIAIIKNDLTNSELYRYNLEVDFNKDSTLVVGEIYRHNGEWKFSAVGRGVNRGLGNLLLQYGFAMNQKDFLKTSNNDVNNNQSTYNKNTKISLSKIELKKSGDSIDLSKVDDKLGKLNVNLNWNQNGNSNANKGFFSSLFSSTSVDLDLGCLYELNDGEKGVVQALGNMFGSFNNRPYINLDQDDRSGNSLNGENLNINGKEYSQFKKILVFAYIYDGAANWSEVDGVVKVKQIEGPDIIVKLDNHSNNKNMCAIAMIERSKNNTLKITKLSKYYSGHKELDRAYGWNMRWTAGSK, via the coding sequence TTGACTACTTTGATACGAGGACAAAAAATTGATTTAACAAAAAATAACCCTTCTTTAAGTAAGATCAGTATTGATTTTGAATGGTTTATAAACTCCACAGAAAATTTCGATACAAATATCATAGCAATTTCTTTAGATAGTAGTGGGAAAATTTCAGACAAAAATCAAATCGTTTATTATAACCAAAAAAAATCTTTAAATAACTCCATTTCAATCTCTACAGAAAAAAAAATGAAGTTTACTCTTCATGATCTCCCTATAACAACTAACAAAGTATTGATTGTTTTAGATATTTATGAAGCTATAAACAAAAAACAAAATTTCAATCAATTTAAAGAAATTATCGCGATTATCAAAAACGATCTCACAAATTCAGAACTTTATCGATATAATTTAGAAGTCGACTTCAATAAAGATTCTACGTTAGTAGTAGGAGAAATATATCGCCATAATGGGGAATGGAAGTTTAGTGCGGTCGGCAGAGGTGTTAATCGTGGTCTTGGTAACTTATTATTACAATATGGATTTGCCATGAATCAGAAAGATTTTTTAAAAACATCAAATAACGATGTTAATAATAATCAATCGACTTACAATAAAAACACAAAAATTTCATTATCAAAAATTGAATTAAAAAAATCTGGTGATTCAATCGATTTAAGCAAAGTAGATGATAAATTAGGAAAATTAAATGTAAACTTGAATTGGAATCAAAATGGTAATTCAAATGCCAATAAAGGTTTTTTTAGTTCCTTATTTTCAAGTACTTCGGTAGATTTAGATTTAGGCTGTCTTTATGAATTAAATGATGGAGAAAAAGGCGTTGTTCAAGCTTTAGGTAACATGTTTGGTAGTTTTAATAATCGACCATATATTAATTTAGATCAAGATGATCGTTCAGGTAATTCTTTGAATGGAGAAAATTTAAATATCAACGGAAAAGAATATAGTCAATTTAAAAAGATTCTTGTTTTTGCTTATATTTATGATGGTGCAGCTAACTGGTCTGAAGTAGATGGAGTAGTAAAAGTGAAGCAAATAGAAGGGCCTGACATAATTGTCAAACTCGATAACCATTCTAATAATAAAAATATGTGTGCTATTGCAATGATTGAACGCAGTAAAAATAATACTTTAAAAATCACTAAACTTTCTAAGTATTACAGTGGTCATAAAGAGTTAGATCGTGCATACGGTTGGAATATGAGATGGACGGCAGGAAGTAAATAA
- a CDS encoding HpcH/HpaI aldolase/citrate lyase family protein codes for MNRDSFFYKLPITFDKFAPKELLEHSLGALLYMPGTRQDISDIIINQKYEELKSVAICLEDSVAEYDMKFAEKNVILQLKKLSRFYNNSLNDLPLIFVRTRNYNQFDQMMKQLTKLELSVLTGFIFPKCSKDILEKCLNLIEKVNLKFSINLYAMPILETKEIIYVESRIKTLLEIKEVCDKYAPIILNIRIGATDFSGVYGLRRKPYYSIYDISVINACISDIINIFGRIEAKYTLSAPVWEYFSMEKNEDTIVDMYSLKINDTGLIKELLLDKQNGMSGKTIIHPSHILPVNCMQIVEKEDYLDAISILDSVNSGGVKKSTYGNKMNEVNPHREWAKKIIIKSNIFGVFEDGFNYKSLFKIEEAIQL; via the coding sequence ATGAATAGAGATAGTTTTTTTTATAAACTACCAATAACGTTTGATAAATTTGCGCCTAAAGAATTACTAGAACACTCTTTGGGCGCACTTCTTTATATGCCGGGAACCCGACAAGATATTTCAGATATCATTATAAATCAAAAATATGAAGAGTTAAAATCGGTTGCTATTTGCTTAGAAGATAGCGTAGCAGAGTATGATATGAAATTCGCTGAAAAAAATGTAATTCTTCAATTGAAAAAACTAAGTCGATTTTATAACAACTCTTTAAATGATTTACCTCTGATTTTCGTTAGAACAAGAAATTATAATCAATTTGATCAAATGATGAAGCAGTTAACAAAGTTGGAACTATCGGTTCTTACAGGTTTTATATTTCCTAAATGTTCAAAAGACATATTGGAAAAATGTTTGAATTTAATAGAAAAAGTTAATTTGAAATTTTCAATAAATCTTTATGCTATGCCAATATTAGAAACAAAAGAAATTATTTATGTAGAAAGTCGGATTAAAACTTTATTAGAAATTAAAGAAGTCTGTGATAAATATGCTCCAATCATATTAAATATAAGAATAGGGGCTACCGATTTTTCGGGTGTTTATGGATTAAGAAGAAAACCTTATTATTCAATCTATGACATTTCGGTTATCAATGCCTGCATCTCAGATATTATAAATATTTTTGGACGTATCGAAGCTAAATACACTTTATCTGCTCCAGTATGGGAATATTTTAGTATGGAGAAAAATGAGGATACAATAGTTGATATGTATTCTTTAAAAATAAATGATACTGGTTTGATTAAAGAGCTACTTCTCGATAAGCAAAATGGAATGAGTGGAAAAACAATAATCCATCCCTCTCACATTTTACCTGTTAATTGTATGCAAATAGTTGAGAAAGAAGATTATCTTGATGCTATTTCGATTTTGGATAGTGTTAATAGTGGTGGGGTGAAAAAAAGTACATATGGTAACAAAATGAATGAAGTTAATCCTCATAGAGAATGGGCAAAAAAAATAATTATAAAATCAAATATATTTGGGGTGTTTGAAGATGGATTTAACTACAAATCACTATTCAAAATTGAAGAAGCAATACAATTATAG
- a CDS encoding DUF475 domain-containing protein, producing MNDVIQQILHTYAMFFDFKMWGEVLTDPVAWGLIGSLVLIEGLLSADNALVLAVLVKHLPKEKQKKALLYGIIGAYVFRFIAIGVGVYLVKFAIVKILGAAYLAWIVIQYFKNKGDDDEAKEFNKTSIMVRIFGTFWATVISVEIMDIAFSIDSVLAAFAISDQVWVLLLGGMLGILMMRTVAGIFLTLIDKFPELETTAFVLIGIIAAKMFASVFGFHLPHLVFFAILIGAFLMTFVIHYVEKNKKIRASEKESAAGKK from the coding sequence ATGAATGATGTAATTCAACAAATTTTACATACATACGCAATGTTTTTTGATTTTAAAATGTGGGGCGAGGTACTGACAGACCCAGTAGCGTGGGGATTAATCGGATCATTAGTTTTAATCGAAGGATTGTTGTCTGCAGATAATGCTTTAGTACTAGCAGTTTTAGTCAAGCATTTACCAAAAGAAAAACAAAAAAAAGCATTATTGTATGGAATTATTGGTGCTTATGTATTTCGATTTATTGCGATCGGAGTCGGTGTTTATTTAGTTAAATTTGCAATTGTAAAAATACTAGGTGCAGCATATCTTGCATGGATTGTGATTCAGTATTTCAAAAATAAAGGTGACGATGATGAGGCTAAAGAGTTCAATAAAACTAGTATAATGGTAAGAATCTTTGGGACTTTTTGGGCAACCGTTATTTCTGTAGAAATCATGGATATTGCATTCAGTATTGATTCTGTATTAGCAGCTTTTGCAATCTCTGATCAAGTATGGGTGCTTTTATTAGGTGGAATGCTTGGAATATTAATGATGAGAACTGTAGCAGGAATATTTTTGACTTTGATAGACAAATTCCCAGAACTTGAAACAACAGCATTTGTATTAATCGGAATCATTGCTGCAAAAATGTTTGCTAGTGTCTTTGGTTTCCACCTACCTCATTTAGTGTTCTTTGCAATTTTAATTGGCGCATTTTTAATGACGTTTGTAATTCATTATGTCGAGAAAAATAAAAAAATCCGTGCATCTGAAAAAGAATCAGCAGCTGGGAAAAAATAA
- a CDS encoding TerD family protein encodes MSVSLSKGQKVDLTKSNPGLTKLVVGLGWDTNKYDGGKDFDLDSSVFLLNKDEKVNTELDFVYFNNLVGGEGSVKHSGDNLTGEGEGDDEQVKIDLSLIPQNVEKVSFTITIHEAESRNQNFGQVTNAFVRIVDEVTEKELIRYDLGEDFSVETAIVAAELYRHNGEWKFNAIGSGFNGGLGALAKNFGLQVG; translated from the coding sequence ATGTCAGTTTCATTATCAAAAGGACAAAAAGTAGATTTAACAAAATCAAATCCTGGTCTAACTAAATTAGTAGTAGGGTTAGGATGGGACACGAATAAATATGACGGTGGAAAAGATTTTGATTTAGATTCTTCAGTCTTCCTTTTAAATAAAGACGAAAAAGTTAATACAGAACTTGATTTTGTATATTTTAATAATTTAGTTGGTGGAGAAGGATCAGTTAAGCATAGTGGTGATAATCTAACTGGAGAAGGTGAAGGAGACGATGAGCAAGTTAAAATTGATTTGTCGTTGATTCCACAAAATGTCGAAAAGGTATCGTTTACAATTACAATCCATGAAGCGGAATCACGTAATCAAAATTTCGGTCAAGTTACTAATGCATTTGTTAGAATCGTTGATGAAGTTACAGAAAAAGAATTAATTCGTTACGATTTAGGAGAAGATTTTTCAGTAGAAACTGCCATTGTTGCTGCAGAGTTGTATCGTCACAACGGAGAATGGAAATTTAACGCAATTGGTAGTGGGTTTAATGGTGGATTAGGGGCTTTGGCTAAAAACTTTGGTTTACAAGTAGGTTAA
- a CDS encoding TerD family protein codes for MAIQLSKGQRIDLTKTNPTLKKLVVGLGWDVKQYDGGQDYDLDASAFVLNTMGKCRSESDFIFYNNLNSPDGSVTHTGDNRTGEGDGDDEQIKIDLTKVSRDVDKIAITVTIHDAVARSQNFGQIANAFVRLIDEETGAEILRYDLGEDFSIETAAVFCEIYRHQTDWKFNAVGAGYQGGLQSLINSYGL; via the coding sequence ATGGCAATTCAATTATCAAAAGGTCAACGGATTGATTTAACAAAAACTAATCCGACATTAAAAAAGCTTGTTGTTGGCTTAGGATGGGATGTTAAGCAATATGATGGTGGACAAGATTATGATTTAGATGCCTCTGCTTTTGTACTTAATACTATGGGGAAATGTCGTTCAGAATCTGATTTTATTTTTTATAACAATTTAAATAGCCCAGACGGATCGGTTACACATACTGGTGATAATAGAACTGGTGAGGGTGACGGCGATGATGAGCAAATTAAAATTGATTTGACAAAAGTTTCTCGTGATGTAGATAAAATTGCTATTACAGTTACAATTCATGATGCAGTCGCTCGTAGTCAAAACTTCGGACAAATTGCAAACGCTTTTGTTAGATTGATCGATGAAGAAACAGGAGCCGAAATTTTACGTTACGATTTGGGTGAAGATTTTAGCATTGAAACTGCGGCTGTTTTTTGTGAAATATATAGACACCAAACGGACTGGAAATTTAATGCGGTTGGAGCTGGCTACCAAGGTGGGCTACAGTCTCTAATCAATTCTTACGGTTTATAA
- a CDS encoding DEAD/DEAH box helicase family protein, translating to MIPAAKLTTHDLYASLVDAIDQADEVYIVAAFAQRSGVELLLPALCRAVERGADVHFLIGDYLHITDPEALAELLKLDGLSIRFYRSGGRAFHPKAYLFRNAETGLSIVGSSNISKSAFRTGVEWNLHLPQAVAPHILDDAIEAFMDLYLSEAAQDLNPIVLEAYRQEHDARQYVAEPEVDYAEQQLVMSEEILPHRVQEEALRALRETMEEGRTRALTVLATGLGKTYLSAFFARGFKRILFLAHQRELLEQAERSFKKVEPNWQTAFYIGSDRTNDKQTDVLFGSVQTLSQNRHLERFAQDYFDLIIIDEFHHAAAKSYQKVLAHFDPQFLLGLTATPDRMDGADVYALCDNNVAFQMHFTSGINEGFLTPFHYYGIHDVIDYSQLRRMGRKYDAMELEQAQIDRAVSENIYAAWSKHRQTKTIAFCSSIRQAEYLAQTFREMGHQAIALTGQTINRRERIQEFEQGTLEIVFTVDLFNEGVDIPKVDTLLFCRPTESIAIYTQQIGRGLRLASEKSHCVIIDLIGNYKNVETKLMLLGTVKDKIKRGDKEPITPPKGCIIEFDTQALNIIHRMRQPNQRKLRLIESYEQLKIDLGRRPTYVEIGQLTAMPTGYKQEWGSYVGFLKEQGELTDEEIETYDANRELIEQVEKTVMNRSYKMVVLLAMLERGEERWMEPITAAEVAPFFYEYLYAEKYREVKDAQGKVFEDGYNESKVIALLKQQPFPKMGYPFETTKDQRTLFIQQDFKTNSRVLTEWITDIVLFRIEHYFSS from the coding sequence TTGATTCCGGCAGCAAAACTGACGACACACGATTTGTATGCGTCGTTGGTTGATGCCATTGACCAAGCTGATGAAGTCTATATCGTCGCCGCCTTTGCGCAACGCTCGGGTGTCGAACTGTTGTTACCGGCGTTATGTCGCGCCGTCGAACGGGGCGCTGATGTTCATTTTTTGATTGGCGACTACTTACATATCACGGACCCGGAGGCGTTGGCAGAATTATTAAAACTGGACGGTCTGTCGATCCGGTTTTATCGCTCTGGCGGACGGGCGTTTCATCCGAAAGCCTATCTGTTCCGCAACGCAGAGACCGGTCTGTCGATTGTCGGCTCATCGAATATCTCCAAAAGCGCTTTTCGGACCGGTGTCGAGTGGAATCTTCATTTACCGCAAGCCGTCGCACCGCATATCTTGGATGATGCGATTGAGGCATTCATGGATCTTTATTTAAGTGAAGCAGCTCAAGACCTGAATCCGATTGTCCTCGAAGCGTACCGGCAGGAACATGACGCACGGCAATATGTTGCAGAACCGGAAGTCGACTATGCGGAGCAACAGCTCGTCATGTCCGAGGAGATTCTGCCGCACCGGGTGCAGGAGGAAGCCTTACGGGCACTTCGGGAAACGATGGAAGAAGGACGGACGCGTGCTTTGACCGTACTTGCAACCGGGCTTGGGAAAACGTATCTCAGTGCATTCTTTGCACGTGGTTTTAAACGAATTCTGTTCCTTGCACACCAGCGTGAATTACTGGAGCAAGCGGAACGTTCGTTTAAAAAGGTCGAACCTAATTGGCAGACAGCCTTCTACATCGGATCAGACCGCACGAATGATAAACAGACGGACGTACTGTTTGGGTCAGTCCAAACGCTATCCCAAAACAGGCATCTTGAACGGTTCGCACAAGATTATTTTGATTTGATCATCATTGATGAGTTTCACCACGCAGCAGCTAAAAGTTATCAAAAGGTTCTGGCGCATTTCGACCCCCAATTTTTACTGGGACTGACAGCGACGCCGGACCGGATGGACGGAGCGGACGTCTATGCACTGTGCGACAATAACGTTGCCTTTCAAATGCACTTCACGTCAGGCATCAACGAAGGATTTCTGACTCCGTTCCATTATTACGGGATTCATGACGTCATCGACTATTCGCAACTGCGACGGATGGGACGAAAATATGATGCGATGGAACTGGAACAGGCGCAGATTGATCGGGCAGTCTCAGAAAACATCTATGCCGCCTGGTCGAAGCACCGGCAGACGAAGACGATCGCCTTTTGTTCGTCGATCCGCCAAGCCGAATACTTAGCGCAGACATTCCGGGAAATGGGGCACCAAGCGATTGCCTTGACCGGACAGACCATTAATCGACGAGAGCGGATTCAGGAGTTTGAACAGGGAACGTTAGAAATCGTCTTTACGGTCGATTTGTTTAATGAAGGAGTCGACATTCCAAAAGTCGATACGTTACTGTTTTGCCGACCGACGGAATCGATTGCAATCTACACCCAGCAAATTGGGCGGGGCTTACGTTTAGCGAGTGAGAAATCACATTGTGTCATCATCGATTTGATTGGGAACTACAAAAATGTTGAAACGAAGCTGATGTTGCTTGGAACAGTAAAAGACAAGATTAAGCGGGGGGATAAGGAGCCGATTACGCCACCAAAGGGATGCATCATCGAGTTCGATACACAAGCACTGAATATCATTCATCGGATGCGCCAACCAAATCAGCGTAAACTACGTTTGATCGAGAGTTATGAACAACTGAAGATCGATCTTGGGCGGCGTCCAACCTACGTTGAGATTGGTCAACTGACAGCCATGCCAACGGGCTATAAACAAGAGTGGGGCTCGTACGTCGGTTTCTTGAAGGAACAAGGTGAATTGACGGATGAAGAAATCGAGACTTACGATGCTAACCGTGAACTGATTGAACAGGTCGAAAAAACGGTCATGAACCGGAGTTACAAGATGGTTGTGTTGCTAGCAATGCTCGAGCGGGGCGAAGAGCGATGGATGGAGCCGATTACGGCAGCAGAAGTCGCTCCCTTCTTTTATGAGTATCTATATGCAGAGAAGTATCGG
- a CDS encoding phosphoribosyltransferase family protein → MDLTTNHYSKLKKQYNYSEQIKVEIKENLFAIPLNDVFLLAERQNKKRKFLFVSPLLGKHLAIKPQVLFTVGQALAYHLNFAIVSKKNIEEEKRLKELFNKESFSEINSSEIVNKYEGDSLLFLGFAETATALGQVVYQCFNNTNYVHTTREIIKDKEPIFTFEEEHSHAVDQLCYFDQIYVNNKKTIVLVDDEITTGKTALNIIESIQKKFPRKRYIVLSILNWLSEKDQEKIDNLKKELDIEIVFLSLIKGNIVNENTVLIEEKKSYKLKENDNNENSHFFYYSLYEQFTKKSDFIYKGKSSKHLSITGRFGIESIQNEDIFNYAKEISQYLSGKVSPVKTLCIGTGEFMYLPLLVSKYLKIDCRFQATTKSPIIPRENKNYPIKNRNEFNNPEVLNEINYLYNLKNIDEKQVIVFVEKKLNDIDLLELSSVLKTINFSEIHFVSFM, encoded by the coding sequence ATGGATTTAACTACAAATCACTATTCAAAATTGAAGAAGCAATACAATTATAGTGAACAAATCAAAGTTGAGATTAAAGAAAATTTATTTGCTATTCCTCTCAATGATGTTTTTCTTTTAGCTGAAAGGCAAAATAAGAAACGAAAATTCTTATTTGTGAGCCCTTTGCTAGGAAAACATCTTGCAATCAAACCACAAGTACTATTTACAGTGGGTCAAGCACTTGCATATCATTTGAATTTTGCTATAGTATCAAAAAAAAATATAGAGGAAGAAAAACGCTTAAAAGAACTATTTAATAAAGAATCATTTTCAGAAATTAATTCAAGCGAAATAGTTAATAAATATGAAGGAGATTCATTATTATTTTTAGGTTTTGCGGAAACAGCAACTGCTCTAGGACAGGTTGTTTATCAATGCTTTAATAATACAAACTATGTACATACGACAAGAGAAATTATTAAAGATAAAGAACCAATATTTACATTTGAGGAAGAACACTCTCATGCTGTTGATCAATTATGCTACTTTGATCAAATCTATGTAAATAATAAAAAGACTATTGTTTTAGTTGATGATGAAATCACTACCGGAAAAACTGCTTTAAATATAATAGAATCAATTCAAAAAAAATTTCCTAGAAAACGTTATATAGTGTTATCAATTTTAAATTGGTTGTCCGAAAAAGATCAAGAAAAAATTGATAATTTGAAAAAAGAATTAGACATAGAAATTGTTTTTTTGTCATTGATAAAAGGAAATATAGTTAATGAAAATACTGTTCTAATTGAAGAAAAAAAATCTTATAAATTAAAAGAAAATGATAATAATGAGAATAGTCATTTCTTTTATTATTCTCTATATGAACAATTTACGAAAAAAAGTGATTTCATTTACAAAGGAAAAAGTTCTAAACACTTGAGTATAACAGGACGATTCGGTATTGAAAGCATACAAAACGAAGATATTTTTAACTATGCTAAAGAAATTTCGCAATATCTTTCCGGAAAAGTTTCGCCTGTTAAAACACTATGTATTGGAACTGGAGAGTTCATGTACTTACCACTTCTTGTGAGCAAATATTTAAAAATTGACTGTCGCTTTCAAGCTACTACAAAAAGTCCAATAATTCCTAGGGAAAACAAAAATTATCCTATAAAAAATAGAAATGAATTTAATAATCCTGAGGTCTTAAACGAGATAAATTATTTGTATAATTTAAAAAATATTGATGAGAAACAAGTAATAGTATTTGTAGAAAAAAAATTGAATGATATAGATTTATTAGAACTTTCTTCAGTATTAAAAACTATAAATTTTTCTGAAATACATTTTGTATCATTTATGTAA
- a CDS encoding RidA family protein — protein sequence MSSFQKIETTNAPAAIGPYSQGFIANGTLYASGQIPINPATGEMVVGGITEQTEQVMKNVDAILKEAGLTPDRVVKTTCYLTSMDHFAAFNDIYSDYFAPHNHFPARSCIAVKELPKDALVEVEILGLV from the coding sequence ATGAGTTCATTCCAGAAAATCGAAACAACCAACGCCCCGGCTGCCATCGGTCCTTATTCGCAAGGTTTCATTGCCAACGGTACATTATACGCATCCGGTCAAATCCCGATCAATCCTGCGACGGGTGAAATGGTCGTCGGTGGCATTACGGAGCAGACAGAGCAGGTCATGAAAAACGTCGATGCCATCTTAAAAGAAGCCGGTCTGACACCGGATCGTGTCGTCAAGACGACGTGTTACTTAACGAGCATGGATCATTTCGCTGCGTTTAATGATATCTACTCCGATTACTTTGCTCCGCATAACCACTTCCCGGCACGATCTTGTATCGCCGTCAAAGAGTTACCGAAAGATGCTTTGGTTGAAGTTGAGATTTTAGGGTTAGTCTAA
- a CDS encoding TerD family protein produces the protein MSINLTKGQKIDLTKGNNNLQNLTVGLGWDPIQQQPTGFLSRLLGNSNNEIDCDATVFMLDSNGKIQRSEDVIYFGKLKSDCNSVIHTGDNLTGEGDGDDEQLLISLNKIPTNIHRLLFVVNIYECTNRGQHFGMIKNAYIRIEDSTNKKELLKFNLSSNFSGLTSLIAGELYRHNNDWKFNAIGDGTHDTSINEISKRFI, from the coding sequence ATGTCAATTAACTTAACAAAAGGACAAAAAATTGATTTAACTAAAGGTAATAACAACTTACAAAATTTAACAGTAGGTCTTGGTTGGGATCCTATTCAACAACAACCTACAGGATTTTTAAGTAGACTGTTAGGTAACAGTAATAATGAAATCGATTGTGATGCTACTGTTTTTATGCTTGATAGTAATGGAAAAATACAAAGATCTGAAGATGTCATATACTTTGGTAAACTAAAAAGTGACTGTAACAGTGTTATACATACTGGAGATAATTTAACTGGCGAGGGTGACGGTGATGATGAACAGCTTTTAATTTCTCTCAATAAAATACCAACTAATATTCATCGTCTACTATTCGTAGTAAATATTTATGAGTGTACAAATCGAGGTCAACATTTTGGCATGATTAAAAATGCATATATTCGTATTGAAGATAGTACAAATAAAAAAGAGTTACTGAAATTTAATTTATCTAGCAACTTTAGTGGTCTAACTTCTTTAATTGCCGGAGAACTTTATCGGCATAATAATGACTGGAAGTTTAACGCAATCGGTGATGGAACACATGATACTTCTATTAATGAAATTTCAAAAAGATTCATCTAA
- a CDS encoding cysteine protease StiP family protein, translating to MDNIKEVEFSGSYLKNDVIFLLKNLNGLLEERENLDREHAMKSGSHYSEMLPIEYEPPRSYIELFHLLLQEEKVNIANHVARVAEILFYLHGKDIVIVSLARAGTPVGVLIKRYLLQKYKIDVPHYSISIIRDRGLDLNAVKYIINKHPDFTLRFIDGWTGKGAISKELIKSCKDIKLNDGIDLDDRLVVLADPGKCAGVYSTREDVLIPSACLNATVSGLISRTVLNSQFIKEKDFHGTKYYNNLRDSDLSCFYIEQIQEMFPKIPSEIESLVKELNVAERTFSGVEDVLKIMKSYKIENSNYIKPGIGETTRVLLRRVTWKILVKDISDKRLNHILFLAAERNVVVEEYKDMSYLCCGLIKNV from the coding sequence ATGGATAATATAAAAGAAGTTGAATTCTCAGGAAGTTATTTAAAAAATGATGTTATTTTTTTGTTAAAGAATTTAAATGGATTACTTGAAGAAAGAGAGAATTTAGACCGTGAACATGCTATGAAATCGGGGTCTCATTATTCAGAGATGTTACCAATAGAATATGAGCCTCCAAGATCTTATATAGAATTATTTCATTTATTACTTCAAGAAGAAAAAGTAAATATTGCTAATCATGTTGCACGAGTTGCAGAAATTTTATTTTATTTACACGGCAAAGACATTGTAATAGTATCTCTTGCAAGAGCTGGTACGCCTGTCGGTGTCTTAATAAAAAGGTATCTTTTACAAAAGTATAAGATTGACGTTCCTCATTACAGTATTTCAATTATAAGAGACAGAGGATTAGATTTAAATGCAGTCAAATATATTATAAATAAACACCCAGATTTTACATTACGATTCATAGATGGTTGGACAGGAAAAGGAGCTATTTCTAAAGAATTAATAAAATCTTGTAAAGATATTAAACTAAATGATGGCATAGATTTGGATGATCGACTAGTAGTGTTGGCTGATCCAGGAAAATGTGCAGGAGTATATTCAACACGTGAGGATGTTTTAATTCCAAGTGCATGTTTAAACGCTACGGTTTCAGGTTTAATTAGTAGAACAGTTTTAAATTCTCAATTTATTAAAGAAAAAGATTTTCATGGTACAAAGTACTATAATAATTTAAGAGATAGTGACTTATCGTGTTTTTATATTGAACAAATTCAAGAAATGTTTCCAAAGATACCAAGTGAAATTGAATCGTTAGTTAAAGAACTAAATGTCGCAGAAAGAACGTTTAGTGGTGTTGAGGACGTTTTGAAAATAATGAAGAGTTACAAAATAGAAAATTCAAACTATATAAAACCTGGGATTGGTGAAACAACACGTGTTCTTCTAAGAAGAGTAACATGGAAAATACTGGTCAAAGATATTAGTGATAAGCGCTTAAATCATATTTTGTTTCTTGCAGCTGAACGTAATGTAGTAGTTGAAGAATATAAAGATATGAGTTATTTATGCTGTGGACTAATAAAAAATGTATAA